The following proteins are co-located in the Deinococcus radiotolerans genome:
- a CDS encoding NAD(P)H-dependent oxidoreductase subunit E: MPVTRLEICTEHLSIDQREDLLDAVWDALRISPGMVTADGNVELSLSQCGPSVAAEDAPLVRVGDVEYRNVTPQRLVTLMKRWSR; this comes from the coding sequence GTGCCCGTCACCCGCCTGGAAATCTGCACCGAACACCTGAGCATCGACCAACGAGAAGACCTGCTAGACGCCGTCTGGGACGCGCTTCGCATCAGCCCCGGCATGGTCACCGCCGACGGGAACGTGGAACTGAGCCTCTCGCAGTGCGGCCCCAGCGTCGCCGCGGAGGACGCGCCCCTCGTGCGGGTGGGGGACGTGGAGTACCGCAACGTCACCCCGCAGCGCCTCGTGACCCTCATGAAACGCTGGAGCCGCTAG
- a CDS encoding S41 family peptidase, translating into MPYNLRIRLLGLGVTLLLSPAALGSPATDLFDAATRQVQRNYFGWATGNIGDLTRQYAQTLAERCAPQGDSCSFDTGRAVLGDLFKAFGDAHTNVRDAEGAERLREQQENLAVPRTGARVVRVEGGLLVAGVMPGSPAAQAGLREFDLITTVQGQAAGKRGDEDAPVGPKEFVRLERAAQPMTVTVQRAGSPELTLTLGSAQLQARDEPTLSWVGEGNRTALIRYPTFLPEDAAALFVKRVQEARAGGAQALIVDLRFNGGGSLAQCVAAASVFTPVEYRMQSRGGSSVYRGADGRFAPPRPAAGPPPPPVWAGPTALLVGPNTASCAEVFTFYAQRAGAVAVGEATKGVENSGVNFMPLPDGGVVSVTILRAFGPDGAPLPERVTPDVLAPTDLALLTTTGRDSTLEAALLTFRDAQGLRPPEQR; encoded by the coding sequence GTGCCTTACAATCTCCGCATTCGCCTGCTGGGCCTGGGCGTGACCCTGCTGCTCTCCCCTGCCGCGCTGGGCAGCCCGGCCACGGACCTGTTCGACGCAGCAACCCGGCAGGTGCAGCGTAATTATTTCGGCTGGGCGACGGGCAACATTGGTGACCTGACCCGGCAGTACGCGCAGACGCTCGCGGAGCGCTGCGCGCCGCAGGGGGACAGTTGCTCGTTCGACACGGGCCGCGCGGTGCTGGGGGACCTGTTCAAGGCGTTCGGGGACGCGCACACGAACGTCCGGGATGCCGAGGGCGCCGAGCGGCTGCGGGAGCAGCAGGAGAACCTCGCGGTGCCCCGCACGGGCGCGCGGGTCGTGCGGGTCGAGGGTGGCCTGCTGGTCGCCGGGGTGATGCCCGGCAGTCCGGCCGCGCAGGCGGGCCTGCGTGAGTTTGACCTGATCACCACCGTGCAGGGCCAGGCGGCCGGGAAGCGTGGGGATGAGGACGCCCCGGTTGGCCCGAAGGAATTTGTGCGGCTGGAACGGGCGGCGCAGCCCATGACGGTGACGGTGCAGCGCGCGGGCAGCCCGGAGTTGACGCTCACGCTGGGCAGCGCCCAGTTGCAGGCGCGCGATGAACCGACGCTCTCCTGGGTGGGGGAAGGGAACCGCACGGCGCTGATCCGCTACCCGACCTTCCTGCCTGAGGACGCCGCGGCCCTGTTCGTCAAGCGCGTGCAGGAGGCGCGGGCGGGCGGCGCGCAGGCCCTGATCGTGGATCTGCGCTTCAATGGTGGGGGGAGTCTCGCGCAGTGCGTGGCGGCGGCCAGTGTGTTCACGCCCGTCGAGTACCGCATGCAGTCGCGGGGTGGCAGCAGCGTGTACCGCGGCGCGGACGGTCGGTTCGCGCCGCCCCGCCCGGCGGCGGGTCCCCCACCGCCGCCCGTGTGGGCTGGGCCGACGGCGCTGCTGGTCGGGCCGAACACCGCGTCCTGCGCGGAGGTGTTCACGTTCTACGCGCAGCGGGCCGGGGCGGTCGCGGTGGGCGAGGCCACCAAGGGCGTGGAGAACAGCGGCGTGAACTTCATGCCCCTGCCGGACGGTGGGGTGGTGTCGGTCACGATCCTGCGGGCCTTCGGGCCGGACGGCGCGCCGCTGCCCGAACGGGTCACGCCGGACGTGCTGGCGCCCACGGACCTGGCGCTGCTGACCACCACGGGCCGTGACAGCACCCTGGAGGCCGCGCTGCTGACCTTCAGGGACGCGCAGGGCCTGCGCCCACCCGAGCAGCGGTAG
- a CDS encoding class I SAM-dependent rRNA methyltransferase has protein sequence MKKSPTVTLQAQAVRRVAGRYPFGHSGDIARADDGIQPGEVVNVKGPDSSKVIARGYFNPQGGTPLRLLTWQDEDIDLKFYRARVKAALARREGRILNTDAMRVLHAEADGMPGVIADQFAGTLGVQLRNAGVERHRDLIVRALREETGATSAYERSDTGERRKEGLDLVTGTLWGDVPDRVEFFEDDLKLHFNPMDAQKTGFFLDQRDNRRLMRTFVQPGAGFLDVYSYTGGFSLHAAKAGAKAVAIDKDSVALGALEGAARGNALQVGVRWGDAIEQLDALVKEKRTFGAIVLDPPTLAKRRDDVPRTKRIFTDGAARALRMLDSGGHLLISTCAHYIRVDDLLDAARVAAAEANTDAEVLDVTYQPADHPHLLSVPESLYLKSILLRKA, from the coding sequence ATGAAGAAGTCTCCCACCGTTACCCTGCAGGCCCAGGCGGTGCGCCGCGTCGCGGGCCGCTATCCCTTCGGGCACAGTGGCGACATCGCCCGCGCCGACGACGGCATTCAGCCCGGCGAGGTCGTGAACGTCAAGGGCCCGGACTCCAGCAAGGTGATCGCGCGCGGGTACTTCAACCCGCAGGGAGGGACACCCCTGCGCCTCCTGACCTGGCAGGACGAGGACATCGACCTGAAGTTCTACCGCGCCCGCGTGAAGGCCGCCCTGGCCCGCCGCGAGGGCCGCATCCTGAACACCGACGCCATGCGCGTCCTGCACGCAGAAGCCGACGGGATGCCCGGCGTGATCGCCGACCAGTTCGCCGGGACGCTGGGCGTGCAGCTGCGCAACGCAGGCGTCGAGCGGCACCGTGACCTGATCGTCAGGGCCCTGCGCGAGGAGACGGGCGCCACCAGTGCCTACGAGCGCAGCGATACCGGCGAGCGCCGCAAGGAGGGCCTGGACCTCGTGACCGGCACCCTCTGGGGCGACGTGCCGGACCGCGTGGAATTCTTCGAGGACGACCTGAAGCTGCACTTCAACCCGATGGACGCCCAGAAGACCGGCTTCTTCCTCGACCAGCGTGACAACCGGCGCCTGATGCGCACGTTCGTGCAGCCCGGCGCGGGCTTCCTGGACGTGTACTCATACACCGGGGGCTTCAGCCTGCACGCCGCCAAAGCAGGCGCGAAGGCCGTCGCCATCGACAAGGACAGCGTCGCGCTGGGCGCGCTGGAGGGCGCGGCGCGCGGCAACGCCCTTCAGGTCGGCGTGCGCTGGGGCGACGCCATCGAACAGCTCGACGCGCTCGTCAAGGAAAAACGCACCTTCGGCGCGATCGTCCTTGACCCGCCCACCCTCGCCAAGCGGCGCGACGACGTGCCCCGCACCAAACGTATCTTCACGGACGGCGCCGCCCGCGCCCTGCGGATGCTGGACAGTGGCGGGCACCTGCTGATCAGCACCTGCGCGCACTACATCCGCGTGGACGACCTGCTCGACGCCGCCCGCGTGGCCGCCGCCGAGGCGAACACCGACGCCGAGGTGCTCGACGTGACCTACCAGCCCGCCGATCACCCGCACCTTCTGAGCGTGCCCGAGAGCCTGTACCTCAAGAGCATCCTGCTGCGCAAAGCCTGA
- a CDS encoding M23 family metallopeptidase has translation MAARRILLLAAALTGVALAHYAAPLPLNTVAPAKAQFGLPFAGPPGPDTWMLGQGYGNTTGAYRQRRSTYGNLQGIHAGLDFSAPCGTPVRAIGDGVVAEVDGPHGSPPHNVVVDHAGNLSSLYGHLRVRSSVRVGQKVTRGHVIGESGDSQGTCVSAPHLHLELRDRSHQRFFNPLPFIAADWNSLALAGSFGRGYEYDLERPRRWQTPDSQPAALRGGALLNEYRQPWPPAPGGAR, from the coding sequence ATGGCTGCCCGCCGAATCCTGCTCCTGGCTGCCGCGCTGACCGGCGTGGCCCTGGCCCACTACGCCGCGCCGCTGCCCCTGAATACCGTCGCGCCCGCGAAAGCGCAGTTCGGCCTGCCGTTCGCAGGGCCGCCCGGCCCGGACACCTGGATGCTGGGGCAGGGCTACGGGAACACGACCGGCGCGTACCGGCAGAGGCGCAGCACGTACGGGAACCTCCAGGGCATCCACGCGGGCCTGGATTTCAGCGCGCCGTGCGGGACGCCGGTGCGGGCCATCGGGGATGGCGTGGTCGCCGAGGTGGACGGTCCGCACGGCAGCCCGCCTCACAACGTGGTGGTGGATCACGCCGGGAACCTCTCCAGTCTGTACGGGCACCTGCGGGTACGGTCCAGCGTGCGCGTGGGGCAGAAGGTCACGCGCGGACATGTCATCGGCGAGAGCGGGGACTCGCAGGGCACCTGCGTGAGCGCACCGCACCTGCACCTGGAACTGCGGGACCGCTCGCATCAGCGCTTCTTCAACCCGCTGCCGTTCATCGCGGCGGACTGGAATTCGCTGGCGCTGGCCGGGAGTTTCGGGCGGGGCTACGAGTACGACCTGGAGCGTCCCCGGCGCTGGCAGACGCCGGATTCACAGCCTGCCGCGCTGCGGGGCGGGGCGCTGCTGAACGAGTACCGCCAGCCCTGGCCGCCCGCCCCCGGAGGGGCGAGGTGA
- the uvrA gene encoding excinuclease ABC subunit UvrA, with amino-acid sequence MQNNLIVKGAKAHNLKDITVELPRDQFVVITGVSGSGKSTLAFDTIYAEGQRRYVESLSAYARQFLGLMEKPDVESITGLSPAISIDQKTTSHNPRSTVGTVTEIHDYLRLLYARVGTPYCPVCGRKIEKQSPSEITDRLLAGFPDKRAILLAPVVRGRKGEYRKLFADLRREGFARVRVDGTLYELEEAEKLKLEKFEKHDVDVVIDRVTLREGDRSRIAESVELGLRRGESLLRVLMPDGGEDGGAHEELYSEKFACPEHGSVLEELEPRSFSFNSPYGACGDCAGLGSKQEFSPDQIIDDKLSIAEGAILPWSKKGTGGGVYYWDKLQALAEHMGFSVKTPWRDLPKAAHDAILRGPGAPFEVVYRRAGKETMRFMTEFEGVIPNLERRYADTESDFMREKLEELMELQPCPTCGGTRYKPEILAVRVGGLNISQASGMSVLDADTFFRALQGGGLDHAAIEPFLKGHLGGSAKAHGPRHYEYVLNDFGSAVAAPILKAIRTRLKFLVDVGLDYLSLDRTANTLSGGEAQRIRLATQVGSGLTGVLYVLDEPSIGLHPKDNHRLIGTLKHLRDLGNTLIVVEHDEDTMMDADYLVDMGPGAGVHGGQVVAFGTPEQVKKDRNSLTGKYLRGELKIEVPKSRRRGNGRDLRVVGAREHNLQNVSIDIPLGTMTVVTGPSGSGKSTLIHDILHATLARELNGAKTTPGRYDRIEGMEHLDKVIEIDQSPIGRTPRSNPATYTGVFTEIRDLFTRTPEARRRGYQAGRFSFNVKGGRCEHCKGDGVMKIEMNFLPDIYVPCEVCKGARYNRETLEVKYNGKTIADVLDLTVEDAQSFFEAIPAIERKMTLLCDVGLGYMKIGQPSTTLSGGEAQRIKLATELSKRPTGKTIYILDEPTTGLHFEDVRKLMEVLQRLVEGGNTLVIIEHNLDVMKCADHIIDLGPEGGVRGGTVVATGTPEEMAAHPTSHTGEYLRRVPGIVAAQPRTAQPGATAAPAEPETAPKKARRAPKKTAAKEPELVGAAPTRKGRAKKESA; translated from the coding sequence TTGCAGAACAACCTGATCGTGAAGGGCGCGAAGGCCCACAACCTCAAGGACATCACGGTGGAACTCCCCCGCGACCAGTTCGTGGTGATCACCGGCGTGTCCGGCAGCGGCAAGAGCACCCTGGCCTTCGACACCATCTACGCCGAGGGCCAGCGCCGCTACGTCGAGAGCCTCTCGGCCTACGCCCGCCAGTTCCTGGGCCTGATGGAGAAACCCGACGTCGAGAGCATCACCGGCCTCTCCCCGGCCATCTCCATCGACCAGAAAACCACCAGCCACAACCCCCGCTCCACGGTCGGCACCGTCACCGAGATCCACGATTACCTGCGGTTGCTGTACGCCCGCGTGGGCACCCCGTACTGCCCGGTGTGCGGCCGCAAGATCGAGAAGCAGAGCCCCAGCGAGATCACCGACCGCCTGCTGGCGGGTTTTCCCGACAAGCGCGCCATCCTGCTCGCCCCGGTCGTGCGCGGCCGCAAGGGCGAGTACCGCAAGCTGTTCGCCGACCTGCGCCGCGAGGGCTTCGCGCGCGTGCGGGTGGACGGCACGCTGTACGAACTGGAAGAAGCCGAGAAGCTGAAGCTGGAGAAGTTCGAGAAGCACGACGTGGACGTGGTCATCGACCGCGTGACGCTGCGCGAGGGCGACCGCAGCCGCATCGCCGAGAGCGTCGAACTGGGCCTGCGCCGCGGCGAGAGCCTGCTGCGCGTTCTCATGCCCGATGGGGGCGAGGACGGCGGGGCGCACGAGGAACTGTACTCCGAGAAGTTCGCCTGCCCCGAACACGGCAGCGTGCTGGAGGAACTCGAACCCCGCTCGTTCTCCTTCAACTCGCCGTACGGCGCGTGCGGGGACTGCGCGGGCCTGGGCAGCAAGCAGGAGTTCAGCCCGGACCAGATCATAGACGACAAGCTCTCCATCGCCGAGGGCGCGATCCTCCCGTGGAGCAAGAAGGGCACGGGTGGCGGGGTGTACTACTGGGACAAACTCCAGGCGCTGGCCGAGCACATGGGTTTCAGCGTGAAGACCCCCTGGCGCGACCTGCCCAAGGCGGCGCACGACGCGATCCTGCGCGGTCCCGGCGCGCCGTTCGAGGTCGTGTACCGCCGCGCGGGCAAGGAAACCATGCGCTTCATGACCGAGTTCGAGGGCGTCATCCCGAACCTGGAACGCCGCTACGCCGACACGGAAAGCGACTTCATGCGCGAAAAACTGGAAGAGCTCATGGAACTCCAGCCGTGCCCCACCTGCGGCGGCACCCGCTACAAACCCGAGATCCTCGCGGTGCGCGTGGGCGGCCTGAACATCAGCCAGGCGAGCGGCATGAGCGTCCTGGACGCCGACACCTTCTTCCGTGCCCTGCAGGGCGGTGGGCTGGACCACGCGGCCATCGAGCCGTTTCTGAAGGGCCACCTGGGCGGCAGCGCGAAGGCGCACGGCCCGCGCCACTACGAGTACGTGCTGAACGACTTCGGCTCGGCCGTCGCCGCGCCCATCCTGAAGGCCATCCGCACCCGCCTGAAGTTCCTGGTGGACGTGGGCCTGGACTACCTGAGCCTGGACCGCACCGCGAACACCCTGTCGGGCGGGGAGGCGCAGCGCATCCGCCTCGCCACGCAGGTGGGCAGCGGTCTGACCGGCGTGCTGTACGTGCTGGACGAACCCTCAATCGGCCTGCACCCCAAGGACAACCACCGCCTGATCGGTACGCTGAAGCACCTGCGCGACCTGGGCAACACCCTGATCGTCGTCGAGCACGACGAGGACACCATGATGGACGCCGACTACCTCGTGGACATGGGCCCCGGCGCCGGCGTCCACGGCGGGCAGGTCGTGGCCTTCGGCACCCCGGAGCAGGTGAAGAAGGACAGGAACAGCCTGACCGGGAAGTACCTGCGCGGCGAACTGAAGATCGAGGTCCCGAAGAGCCGCCGCCGCGGCAACGGCAGGGACCTGCGAGTCGTCGGCGCGCGCGAACACAACCTCCAGAACGTGTCCATCGACATTCCGCTGGGCACCATGACGGTCGTGACCGGCCCGTCGGGCAGCGGCAAGAGCACTCTGATCCACGACATCCTGCACGCCACCCTGGCGCGCGAACTGAACGGCGCGAAGACCACACCCGGCAGATATGACCGCATCGAGGGCATGGAGCATCTGGACAAGGTCATCGAGATCGACCAGAGCCCCATCGGCCGCACGCCGCGCAGCAACCCCGCCACGTACACCGGCGTGTTCACCGAGATCCGCGACCTGTTCACCCGCACGCCCGAGGCGCGGCGGCGCGGCTATCAGGCCGGGCGGTTCTCCTTCAACGTGAAGGGCGGCCGCTGCGAGCACTGCAAGGGCGACGGCGTCATGAAGATCGAGATGAACTTCCTGCCCGACATCTACGTGCCGTGCGAGGTCTGCAAGGGCGCGCGCTACAACCGCGAGACGCTGGAAGTCAAATACAACGGCAAGACCATCGCTGACGTCCTGGACCTGACTGTCGAGGACGCCCAGAGCTTCTTCGAGGCGATTCCGGCCATCGAACGCAAGATGACGCTGCTGTGCGACGTGGGCCTGGGCTACATGAAGATCGGGCAGCCCAGCACCACCCTCTCCGGCGGGGAGGCGCAGCGCATCAAGCTCGCCACCGAACTCAGCAAGCGGCCCACCGGGAAGACCATCTACATCCTCGACGAGCCCACCACGGGCCTGCACTTCGAGGACGTCCGCAAGCTCATGGAGGTGCTGCAACGCCTCGTGGAGGGCGGCAACACCCTGGTGATCATCGAGCACAACCTCGACGTCATGAAGTGCGCCGACCACATCATCGACCTGGGCCCCGAGGGCGGCGTGCGCGGCGGCACCGTCGTCGCCACCGGCACCCCCGAGGAGATGGCCGCGCACCCCACCAGCCACACCGGCGAGTACCTGCGCCGCGTGCCCGGCATCGTGGCCGCCCAGCCCAGAACAGCTCAGCCCGGCGCCACCGCTGCGCCAGCCGAGCCCGAGACCGCCCCCAAGAAGGCCAGACGCGCCCCGAAGAAGACGGCCGCCAAGGAGCCGGAACTGGTCGGCGCGGCCCCCACCCGCAAGGGGCGTGCTAAGAAAGAAAGCGCATGA
- a CDS encoding DsbA family protein, with the protein MTANSNPNRMFLVIGTLIAAVLIGLAVFAIQGKPAQGSATFDLTGVPFAGQDSAPVDVVVVEDFKCPVCKNFEETVAPELKTKYVDTGKIKQYSLLWPFLAEARSLSTDDSKLAAQAAMCVYDQGGNDAFNAFKAILFRAQGDENTVWATKSRLKELAGNLENLDQSKFATCLDSDVTAARVDAMEAQVNKARVTGTPTVFVNGKQTDATVADISAAIDAAK; encoded by the coding sequence ATGACCGCCAACAGCAACCCCAACCGCATGTTCCTGGTGATCGGCACGCTGATCGCCGCCGTCCTCATCGGCCTGGCCGTGTTCGCCATCCAGGGCAAACCCGCCCAGGGCAGCGCCACCTTCGACCTGACGGGCGTGCCCTTCGCCGGGCAGGACAGCGCCCCGGTGGACGTCGTGGTCGTCGAGGACTTCAAGTGCCCGGTGTGCAAGAACTTCGAGGAAACCGTCGCGCCCGAACTGAAAACCAAGTACGTGGACACCGGCAAGATCAAGCAGTACTCCCTGCTGTGGCCGTTCCTGGCCGAGGCGCGCAGCCTCTCCACGGATGACAGCAAACTGGCCGCGCAGGCCGCCATGTGCGTCTACGACCAGGGCGGGAACGACGCCTTCAACGCCTTCAAGGCCATCCTGTTCCGCGCGCAGGGCGACGAGAACACCGTCTGGGCCACCAAGAGCCGCCTGAAGGAACTCGCCGGGAACCTCGAGAACCTGGATCAGAGCAAGTTCGCCACCTGCCTGGATTCTGACGTCACCGCCGCCCGCGTGGACGCCATGGAAGCGCAGGTGAACAAGGCCCGCGTGACCGGCACGCCCACCGTGTTCGTGAACGGCAAGCAGACGGACGCGACCGTGGCCGACATCAGCGCCGCCATCGACGCCGCGAAGTAA
- a CDS encoding disulfide bond formation protein B: protein MSRDNRLYAAWVVSLIATLGSLYFSEIRHFNPCILCWFQRICMYPLAIILGVAALSGDLRVRRYALPLAGIGVLIALYQNLETWGVVPTLRACTADPSASCGTPWPVWGMNSPLNTVITIPVLSMIAFTLIIALLSWRRTRTI, encoded by the coding sequence GTGAGCCGCGACAACCGCCTGTACGCCGCGTGGGTCGTGTCCCTGATCGCCACGCTGGGCAGCCTGTACTTCAGCGAGATCCGTCACTTCAACCCCTGCATCCTGTGCTGGTTCCAGCGCATCTGCATGTACCCGCTGGCCATCATCCTGGGCGTCGCGGCCCTCAGCGGCGACCTGCGCGTGCGCCGCTACGCGCTGCCCCTGGCCGGGATAGGCGTGCTGATCGCGCTGTACCAGAATCTCGAAACGTGGGGTGTCGTGCCGACCCTGCGCGCCTGCACCGCCGACCCCAGTGCGTCGTGCGGCACGCCCTGGCCCGTGTGGGGCATGAACTCCCCGCTGAACACCGTCATCACCATTCCGGTGCTGAGCATGATCGCCTTCACGCTGATCATCGCCCTGCTGAGCTGGCGCCGCACGCGCACCATCTGA
- a CDS encoding SDR family NAD(P)-dependent oxidoreductase: MTDASNGVVVTGAARGIGRAIAELYAERGWRVLSADLSLPPNLRGQRRVKADVSTAAGRERIVRAAREMGGVQVLVNNAAFQGAHGSVLDVSERGWARTLNVNLTAPLLLTRALVDLLPRGAAVVNVASVQGLFAEPGNAAYNASKGGLVNLTRAMALDLAPHGLRVNAVAPGAISTEAVLQSITESDDPEQTRRDYEDLHALRRLGTPREVAQVVYFLGSEEAAFMTGAIVPVDGGMTASFMMAGRPV, encoded by the coding sequence ATGACGGACGCTTCGAACGGTGTGGTGGTCACAGGGGCAGCGCGGGGAATCGGGCGGGCGATCGCGGAACTGTACGCGGAGCGGGGGTGGCGGGTGCTGAGCGCCGATCTGAGCCTCCCGCCGAACCTGCGGGGGCAGCGGCGCGTGAAGGCGGACGTGAGTACCGCCGCCGGGCGCGAGCGGATCGTGCGGGCCGCGCGGGAGATGGGCGGCGTGCAGGTGCTCGTGAACAACGCCGCGTTTCAGGGTGCGCACGGCAGCGTGCTGGACGTCAGCGAGCGCGGCTGGGCGCGGACGCTGAACGTGAACCTGACCGCGCCGCTGCTGCTGACGCGGGCCCTGGTGGACCTGCTGCCGCGCGGGGCGGCGGTCGTGAACGTGGCGAGCGTGCAGGGCCTGTTCGCCGAACCGGGCAACGCGGCGTACAACGCCAGCAAGGGCGGCCTCGTGAACCTGACCCGCGCGATGGCGCTGGACCTCGCGCCACACGGCCTGCGGGTGAACGCCGTGGCGCCAGGCGCAATCAGCACCGAAGCGGTCCTCCAGAGCATCACGGAGAGCGACGACCCCGAACAGACCCGCCGGGATTACGAGGACCTGCACGCCCTGCGCCGCCTGGGTACGCCGCGCGAGGTGGCGCAGGTCGTGTACTTCCTGGGCAGCGAGGAAGCCGCGTTCATGACCGGCGCGATCGTGCCGGTGGACGGCGGGATGACCGCGTCGTTCATGATGGCCGGCCGCCCGGTCTAG
- a CDS encoding electron transfer flavoprotein subunit alpha/FixB family protein, whose amino-acid sequence MILIVAEHTAGKLAKATLEMVTAARESGREGPITLLVLGQNIAAVANEAAAVADQVLVADMPELATYNAEVWAAATTQIAQEGEAHTVIIGGSRSGREYAPRVAVKLDAAYLEDATKLSSNGAALQAQRYTFLARVTETVDADGLVVVTVKPGSFAPAPPAAAAGEQYDVELSLPAARVEVTGKSVEKSSRVALTEADVIVTGGRGVGSPENFSRYVEALADNLGAGVGATRAVVDAGWRPYAEQVGQTGKTVQPKAYIALGVSGAVQHLSGMGKSKNIIAINKDAEAPIFKVADYGIVGDINEIVPALIEASRK is encoded by the coding sequence ATGATTCTGATCGTCGCTGAACACACCGCCGGGAAACTGGCGAAAGCCACCCTGGAAATGGTCACCGCCGCCCGCGAGTCCGGGCGCGAGGGCCCCATCACCCTGCTCGTACTGGGCCAGAACATCGCCGCTGTCGCCAACGAGGCCGCCGCCGTGGCCGACCAGGTCCTCGTGGCGGACATGCCCGAGCTGGCCACGTACAACGCCGAGGTCTGGGCCGCCGCCACTACGCAGATCGCGCAGGAAGGCGAAGCGCATACCGTCATCATTGGCGGCAGCCGCTCCGGCCGCGAGTACGCCCCCCGCGTGGCCGTGAAACTGGACGCCGCGTACCTTGAGGACGCCACCAAGCTAAGCAGCAACGGCGCGGCCCTTCAGGCGCAGCGCTACACCTTCCTGGCCCGCGTGACTGAGACGGTCGATGCCGACGGGCTGGTCGTCGTGACCGTCAAACCCGGCTCGTTCGCGCCTGCCCCTCCCGCCGCAGCGGCGGGCGAGCAGTACGACGTGGAACTCTCCCTGCCCGCCGCGCGTGTCGAGGTGACTGGCAAGAGCGTCGAGAAGAGCAGCCGCGTCGCCCTGACCGAAGCCGACGTGATCGTCACCGGCGGGCGCGGCGTGGGCAGCCCTGAGAACTTCAGCCGCTACGTCGAGGCGCTCGCGGACAATCTGGGCGCGGGCGTCGGCGCCACGCGCGCCGTGGTGGACGCCGGCTGGCGCCCCTACGCCGAGCAGGTCGGTCAGACCGGCAAGACCGTGCAGCCCAAGGCGTACATTGCGCTGGGCGTCAGCGGCGCCGTGCAGCACCTGTCCGGCATGGGCAAGAGCAAGAACATCATCGCCATCAACAAGGACGCCGAAGCCCCGATCTTCAAAGTGGCGGACTACGGCATCGTCGGTGACATCAACGAGATCGTCCCCGCGCTCATCGAAGCCAGCCGCAAGTAA
- a CDS encoding electron transfer flavoprotein subunit beta/FixA family protein: MNILTLVRQVPDAEARVKINAQQVDLDGATLVIDGMDEYGVEEALRLRESGAPVEQIIALAIGPKRNEDALRTALAMGVDRAIHVETDEKFDAVTLSRVVAQVAQAENASLILVGGQEADWDSQALGAASAERLGWPQLTWTNELKLDGETLTGRHDVDDGNESFRATLPVVVTTQQGLNEPRYPTLPNIMKAKKKELRKDDPAGYGLSSKVRTVNAEIQTRARLNRMIDGKDAQAAAQQLLDLLRNEAKVIA, from the coding sequence ATGAACATCCTGACCCTAGTCCGACAAGTCCCTGACGCCGAAGCGCGCGTCAAGATCAACGCCCAGCAGGTCGACCTCGACGGCGCCACCCTCGTCATCGACGGCATGGACGAGTACGGCGTGGAAGAAGCCCTGCGCCTGCGCGAGAGCGGCGCGCCCGTCGAGCAGATCATCGCGCTGGCCATCGGGCCCAAACGCAACGAGGACGCGCTGCGGACCGCCCTGGCCATGGGCGTCGACCGCGCCATCCACGTGGAGACCGACGAGAAATTTGACGCCGTGACGCTCAGCCGCGTCGTCGCGCAGGTCGCGCAGGCCGAGAACGCCTCGCTGATCCTGGTCGGCGGTCAGGAAGCCGACTGGGACTCCCAGGCTCTGGGCGCCGCCAGCGCCGAGCGCCTGGGCTGGCCCCAGCTCACCTGGACGAACGAACTGAAACTCGACGGCGAGACCCTCACTGGCCGCCACGACGTCGATGACGGCAACGAGAGCTTCCGCGCCACCCTGCCCGTCGTGGTGACCACGCAGCAGGGCCTCAACGAACCCCGCTACCCCACCCTGCCGAACATCATGAAGGCCAAGAAGAAGGAACTCCGCAAGGACGACCCCGCCGGCTACGGCCTGAGCAGCAAGGTGCGCACCGTGAACGCGGAGATCCAGACCCGCGCCCGCCTGAACCGCATGATCGACGGCAAGGACGCCCAGGCCGCCGCCCAGCAGCTTCTCGACCTGCTTCGCAACGAAGCCAAGGTGATCGCATGA
- a CDS encoding carboxymuconolactone decarboxylase family protein: protein MKDDTAPRARDVIFGTQQPRIQQRLDDLDPDLGAYIRDFAYDTVYDRPALDLKVKELIACTLLVSLGSPPELRTHIRGALNAGATEAEVRDALMLCVPYLGFPRVVAAFEVLRHHLASKERPAPVTGAGPVDSGDQ from the coding sequence GTGAAAGACGACACTGCACCCCGCGCCCGTGACGTGATCTTCGGCACCCAGCAGCCGCGCATCCAGCAGCGCCTGGATGACCTGGACCCCGACCTGGGCGCGTACATCCGGGATTTCGCGTACGACACCGTGTACGACCGGCCCGCACTGGACCTGAAGGTGAAAGAACTCATTGCGTGCACCCTGCTGGTCTCACTGGGCAGCCCGCCAGAACTGCGCACCCACATTCGCGGGGCGCTGAACGCCGGGGCAACGGAAGCAGAAGTGCGCGACGCCCTGATGCTCTGCGTGCCGTACCTGGGGTTCCCGCGCGTGGTAGCAGCGTTCGAGGTGCTGCGCCACCACCTGGCGAGCAAAGAGAGACCGGCCCCTGTGACAGGAGCCGGTCCGGTGGATTCAGGGGATCAGTAG